TTGCCGAGGCGGGTGTGGCGATTGAGCTCGTCGACGGCGACCGACCGCACCTCGATCGCCTGGGCGCCAGTCTGGCGGACTATTCCGCGGCGGGCAGTCTTATGGCAGAGCAGGCGGCAAATCTGGTCCACGCTTCTGGGGCTGACGCCCGCGTGCTCCTGTTGGCGGGCGACCCCTATACCGATTCACACTACCTGACCGCCCGCGCCTTTCATAATTACCTGCGCGAACACGATATTCCATGGCAAGTTGAGGACCTTGCCGGCGCCCATGCGCAAGTCAAACAGCTCGAGCGCGAGCTTGAGCAGCGCTTGAGTGCGCCGGATGCTCCCGAGCTCATCTGTAGCGTTTTTGCCGTTGGTTCCGAGGTGGTCGCCGACGCGCTTGTTTCAAGCGGCAAGGCCGGCAAGGTCATGGTAATCGGCAACGACCTGTTCCCCGAGAGCGCCTTGGCCTTGCGCCGTGGCATCTTTACTAATATTGTCTATAAGGACCCGGTGAGCTTGGCCTACCGTGGCGCTAAGACCTTGGGCGAGTATCTGCTGTGGGGTAAAACTCCGGCGGAGCCCGTGCAGAAGGGTGCTGTGGAGATGGTGTTTGCCAGCAACGTCGACCGCTACTGCGAGCTTGCGGGAATTTAGCCGTTTAGTCAGGTACCCCCTCTTGCGACGTGCATTTTTTGGAGTATTCAGCAATGGCGTGTCCCGAAAGAGGCTAGGACGACTGTTTCAAGTGCCCCCGATGGCGTAATTCGCCATCGGGGGCACTTATTTATGCCGATTGGGCGCAATATGAGCATCAGATAGGGCTCCGAAGACGG
The DNA window shown above is from Collinsella aerofaciens and carries:
- a CDS encoding substrate-binding domain-containing protein; protein product: MSARVTMKDIAAELGVSINTVHKALTGKAGVSESVRSKVNAKAEAMGYHRNTSASSLRRKDINLVFCLPRASREGAYFFRYLWEGCNRFEREVIDQGITVERLEFGVGGYADALEQIDERLQVGEKIDGLLAYVPGDDRATELLRQIAEAGVAIELVDGDRPHLDRLGASLADYSAAGSLMAEQAANLVHASGADARVLLLAGDPYTDSHYLTARAFHNYLREHDIPWQVEDLAGAHAQVKQLERELEQRLSAPDAPELICSVFAVGSEVVADALVSSGKAGKVMVIGNDLFPESALALRRGIFTNIVYKDPVSLAYRGAKTLGEYLLWGKTPAEPVQKGAVEMVFASNVDRYCELAGI